The DNA segment CTGGTGCTATCTGCTTTGCTAGGCTCATAACGCCGGGTGTTGCGATGATAAATCCGTCAGGCTTCATAGCTGATATTGTCTGTAAATGGCGTTTTAACGGCTCAATCTGCGAGTTAAATGGAAAAGCATTTATCGTAGCGTAAAATTTCTTACCCTTTTCGTGCGTGTAATCAATCGCCGCTTTAAAGCTCTCTAAGTCAAACTCACGAGCCGAGCGAGTGCGGAGCGAAAAACTAGCCACACTCGCATAAACGGCGTCCGCTCCGTAGTCAAGGGCGATTTTAAGCTTTGTAAAATTGCCAGCTGGGCTTAAAAGCTCTGGTTTTTTCACTTTTTGCCTAAGCTTTCAATGAGTGCTTCAATGTCATCATTGCTTACTAAATTTTCAGTAGTCGTGTCACCCGCGATATGAACAGCCGAGCCGACACGCTTATCATCGTCAATCTTGCCTTCAAATAGCGTGTTCATATACTTGCTAAGCGCACGCATTACGTTAATAACACGCTCAATCTTTTGGCGATGAATGTCTTGATACTGCATCATATCCATTGCCATCATTATCTCATCTTGCCCCATTTGTAGGTTATCTACTACGTCAGAAATTTTTGATTTTAGGCTGTTATTTTGCTCTATTGCCTCTGAAAATGTAGGGACATTTGGAAATTTCTCGCTTAAAAGTGTGAAAATTTCTAAATTTTTATCGATTCCTTTTTTGATGTCCTTGCAACCGCTCTCAGCGTCCATAAAAAAGCCATTTATCGTTTCAAGCTTATCAAAAAGCTCAGTCGCCTTTTTCTCACTATCACGAGTGACGTCATCAAGCTGATGAACCATTTTGTGATCTTCTGTTGGTGGTGGCGGTGGCCAAGCTGTTTCGGGATTTACGCGGTATGTATTTGGGTCGATAGTCGTAGTTTCGACCACTGGTGTTACTTTCTCCTCTTTTTCTTGTACTGGCTCTTGGGTGGCTACTGGCTCGCTATCTGCGATGTCGTCAAGATCACCAGCCATTAAAGCGTCTAGTTCTTCTTGGGTCATAAAAACTCCTGCAATAAAAATACTGAGATTATACAACTACTCCCCTAAAAGCTAACTTTAAATAAAATAAAAAATTAATATCCCTTTTGATAAAATTTCTAAAATTTAAAGGATAAAAATGATAGTTGATCTACACAACCACACGACACTTTGCAAACACGCAGTAGGCACGATAGATGAGTACATCAAAAACGCGATAAAAGCCAAAACAAAATTTTTTGGTATCAGTGACCACGCACCGATGAATTTTGATCAGGCTTACAGAATGGATTTTGATGAGATGGACAAATACGAAAAAATGGTGCTTGAGGCAAGGCAGAAGTTTAAAAACGAGTGTGAAATTTTGCTGGGATATGAGGTTGATTACTTAGAAAATTTTATGGACGAGCGAGTTTTTAGGCGTAAGGTTGATTATTTTATCGGCTCGGTGCATTTTTTAGGAGGCTGGGGATTTGATAATCCAGAATTCATCGGCGAGTATGAAAACCGCGATATTGATGAGATTTGGCGTGAGTATTTTAGGTGTATTTGTGAACTTGCAAAGTGCGCTAAATTTGATATAGTTGGACACTTTGACCTGCTTAAAGTTTTTAAATTTTTACCAAACACAGATGTGAGAATTTTAGCAAATGACGCGTTAAATGCAATAAAAAAAGCAAATTTAGTCGTAGAGATAAACTCAGCTGGTTTTAGAAAACCAGTGTGTGAGCAGTATCCAAGTCGTGCGTTACTAGAGCAAATTTTTGAGCTAAACATACCTATCACATTTGGCTCAGATGCACACGCTCCAGACCAAGTGGATAAAAACGGCGATGAGTGCGTTAAAATCGCAAAGGAGATAGGATTTAGCGAGGCTATTTGCTTTAAAAATCGTGACAGGTTTGCAGTAAAATTTTAAATTGAGTAAAAAATTTTTATAAATTTTACCTTAAATCTAAAAAAATATGATACAATACGAAAATTAAACCCGAACAAGGAGAAAAAATGGGCAAATTTGTAAATAGTGTTGATGAGTTTTTTTCTTTCTGCAAGGAGCACGAAGTTGCGTTTGTAGATTTTAGATTTACCGATATGAACGGCACTTGGCACCACGTTTCATATACGATGAAAGCTGTTAATAAAGATATGTTTGAAAATGGTGTGCCGTTTGATGCGAGTTCTTTTGGCGGTTGGCAGCCGATACATCGCTCGGATATGATCTTTATCCCAGAGGCGCAAACAGCGTTTTTAGATCCGTTTACCGCAGATGTTACTATCGTTGTATTTTGCGATGTTTTTGACATTTACAAGGGGCAAATGTATGAAAAATGTCCACGTTCAATAGCAAAAAAAGCTATGGCTCACTTAAAAGAAACCGGTCTTGGAGATGTCGCATATTTTGGTCCAGAGAATGAATTTTTCGTGTTTGATAACGTAAAAATAGTAGATAAATCAAACTGCGCTATGTATGAAGTAGATACCGAAGAGGGCGAGTGGAACGACTCTAGAGATTTTAAAGATAGCTACAATACGGGTCATCGTCCACGCACAAAAGGCGGATATTTTCCTGTTCAGCCAGTTGACTCTATGGTTGATTTAAGAGCAGAAATGGTAAATGTTT comes from the Campylobacter mucosalis genome and includes:
- a CDS encoding histidinol-phosphatase, yielding MIVDLHNHTTLCKHAVGTIDEYIKNAIKAKTKFFGISDHAPMNFDQAYRMDFDEMDKYEKMVLEARQKFKNECEILLGYEVDYLENFMDERVFRRKVDYFIGSVHFLGGWGFDNPEFIGEYENRDIDEIWREYFRCICELAKCAKFDIVGHFDLLKVFKFLPNTDVRILANDALNAIKKANLVVEINSAGFRKPVCEQYPSRALLEQIFELNIPITFGSDAHAPDQVDKNGDECVKIAKEIGFSEAICFKNRDRFAVKF